From Armatimonadota bacterium, one genomic window encodes:
- a CDS encoding TetR/AcrR family transcriptional regulator has protein sequence MSPRVTTAHEQGQRRRILHAAAICFARAGVHRTTIQDICDEAGLSKGGVYTYFKSKDEILAAVVGHSVAHSLERAKAAAATATTPLEKIDRIATQFTADLAAKQASPGFSPRLLLEVWAQASKDDRLSALCARGYDEWRRFIAALLREAQTVGQLRPDVDTDALAAIVVSTFDGLSLQEALSGVPIDWPRIVQTLRLAMGEGTFTAHTREGVR, from the coding sequence ATGAGCCCGAGGGTGACGACCGCTCACGAGCAGGGCCAGCGGAGGCGGATTCTTCACGCCGCGGCGATCTGCTTCGCGCGGGCCGGAGTGCACCGGACCACCATCCAGGATATCTGCGACGAAGCGGGGCTGAGCAAGGGCGGCGTGTACACGTACTTCAAGTCCAAGGACGAGATCCTTGCCGCCGTTGTGGGCCACAGCGTCGCGCACTCCCTGGAACGGGCGAAGGCCGCGGCGGCCACGGCCACCACGCCCCTGGAGAAGATTGACAGGATCGCGACACAGTTCACCGCCGATCTCGCTGCGAAGCAGGCCTCGCCCGGTTTCTCCCCCCGTCTGCTCCTGGAGGTATGGGCGCAGGCCAGCAAGGACGACCGGCTGAGCGCGCTGTGCGCCCGCGGCTACGACGAGTGGCGAAGGTTCATCGCGGCGCTGCTGCGCGAAGCGCAGACTGTCGGGCAGCTGCGGCCGGATGTCGACACCGACGCGCTGGCCGCGATCGTCGTCTCGACCTTCGACGGCCTCAGCCTGCAGGAGGCCCTGAGCGGGGTCCCGATCGACTGGCCGCGGATCGTGCAGACCCTGCGGCTGGCGATGGGAGAGGGCACGTTCACGGCACACACACGTGAAGGGGTACGCTGA
- a CDS encoding rhomboid family intramembrane serine protease yields MFTCPTDDRILTRTRGPHGISWTCPSCGGRAVGLGVVRKIVASAVVDDLWVAAKHGRGSRRRPCPSCRAPMVEVGTTDGGPKIDACTRCHFLWFDPSEFETLPAPPPPRPEPELPPQAREIMAWAEAQRIAAQHRPGGGISADAPGEMWKYLPALLGMPVEYDSPDLRRLPWMTWIVAALAIGVSLAGFAHMEDAIRHYALVPADPWRHGGLTLATSFLLHGGLFHLVSNMYFLLVFGDNVEDVLGKGAYLGLLAAAALAGDLLHITFDPRPQVPVVGASGGISGIILYYALKFPRARLGILLRLFFLYFRWVSLPAYAYVGFWVLLQILGAYQQLAGITHVSALAHLGGASIGVIAWVLTRSR; encoded by the coding sequence GTGTTCACCTGCCCCACCGACGACCGGATCCTGACCCGGACCCGCGGCCCCCACGGGATCTCCTGGACCTGTCCGTCCTGCGGCGGTCGCGCGGTGGGGCTGGGCGTGGTGCGCAAGATTGTCGCGTCGGCCGTCGTGGATGATCTCTGGGTCGCGGCGAAGCACGGTCGGGGATCCCGGCGCCGACCGTGCCCGTCCTGCCGGGCGCCCATGGTCGAGGTCGGGACGACGGACGGCGGACCGAAGATCGACGCCTGTACGCGCTGCCACTTCCTGTGGTTCGACCCCTCGGAGTTCGAGACGCTCCCGGCTCCGCCGCCCCCGCGGCCCGAGCCGGAGCTGCCGCCGCAGGCGCGGGAGATCATGGCCTGGGCCGAGGCGCAGCGGATCGCCGCGCAGCATCGACCCGGAGGCGGCATCTCCGCGGACGCCCCCGGGGAGATGTGGAAGTACCTCCCGGCCCTCCTCGGCATGCCGGTGGAGTACGACAGCCCCGATCTCAGGCGGCTGCCGTGGATGACCTGGATCGTGGCGGCGCTGGCCATCGGGGTGAGCCTGGCCGGCTTTGCCCACATGGAAGACGCGATCCGCCACTACGCCCTCGTCCCCGCGGATCCGTGGCGTCACGGCGGCCTGACCCTTGCGACCTCGTTCCTCCTCCACGGCGGCCTCTTCCACCTGGTCTCGAATATGTACTTCTTGCTCGTCTTCGGCGACAACGTGGAGGACGTGCTGGGCAAGGGCGCCTACCTGGGATTGCTGGCCGCCGCGGCGTTGGCCGGGGATCTCCTGCACATCACCTTCGACCCGCGGCCCCAGGTCCCCGTGGTCGGCGCCAGCGGCGGCATCTCCGGGATCATCCTCTACTACGCGCTGAAGTTCCCGCGGGCGCGGCTGGGGATCCTGCTGCGGCTGTTCTTCCTCTACTTCCGATGGGTGTCGTTGCCCGCCTACGCCTATGTCGGGTTCTGGGTCCTGCTGCAGATCCTGGGAGCCTATCAGCAGCTGGCGGGAATCACCCACGTCTCCGCCCTGGCGCACCTGGGCGGCGCCTCGATCGGCGTCATCGCCTGGGTGCTCACCCGCTCCCGGTAG
- a CDS encoding M48 family metalloprotease produces the protein MAEEHGPGETDMPAGGIRPALKSRSSAALAMRSLRTALLLVLLSVLLLPTPLPAASADEAEIRIGRTYAQQLEAQYRLLADRDVVERVRRIGRLVAEISDRPALPWTFNVIEWKEPNAVALPGGFVYVTSSMLAFVRSDHELAAVLAHEIAHTARRHQMAMIRRSNQAAFWTIVVAVLTRDPAIAQGAQLVSYGLLSGYTREMEREADLLGLAYLTRTPYTPVAALTVMEHLLREERYRPRADPGDLRDHPKTEERVAYIEAELRRRGIPLVRRPAANFLRVTTRTVTEGGRQVAELAVNDTVILRLPDPSRIAAMAAALDRFFDRDPDPGEVGVIRLGQVYEIVGGRTTLLIVTPADGAFLGTSVAEAAAVIESRLRWAIERDRRHRQFNG, from the coding sequence GTGGCTGAAGAGCATGGGCCGGGCGAAACCGACATGCCCGCCGGCGGGATCCGCCCGGCGCTGAAGAGCCGGTCCTCTGCGGCGCTGGCCATGCGTTCGCTGCGGACCGCGCTCCTGCTCGTTCTCCTGTCAGTCCTTCTCCTTCCGACGCCCCTGCCGGCGGCGTCCGCGGACGAGGCGGAGATCCGCATCGGCCGGACCTACGCCCAGCAGCTGGAGGCGCAGTACCGCCTCCTCGCCGACCGGGACGTCGTCGAACGGGTCCGGCGCATCGGCCGGCTCGTCGCGGAGATCTCCGATCGTCCCGCCCTCCCCTGGACGTTCAACGTCATCGAGTGGAAGGAGCCCAACGCCGTGGCGCTGCCCGGCGGTTTCGTCTACGTCACCAGCAGCATGCTGGCCTTCGTGCGGTCCGACCACGAGCTGGCTGCGGTGCTGGCCCACGAGATCGCCCACACCGCCCGGCGCCACCAGATGGCGATGATCCGTCGCAGCAACCAGGCCGCGTTCTGGACCATCGTCGTCGCCGTGCTGACGCGCGACCCGGCGATCGCCCAGGGCGCGCAGCTGGTGAGCTACGGCCTGCTCAGCGGCTATACCCGGGAGATGGAGCGGGAGGCGGACCTCCTGGGGCTGGCCTACCTGACCAGGACCCCGTACACCCCGGTGGCCGCCCTCACGGTGATGGAACATCTGCTCCGCGAGGAGCGCTACCGGCCGCGGGCGGACCCGGGCGACCTCCGTGACCACCCGAAGACGGAGGAACGGGTGGCGTACATCGAGGCCGAACTGCGCCGGCGCGGCATCCCCCTGGTGCGCCGTCCCGCCGCCAACTTCCTGCGGGTGACGACCCGCACGGTCACCGAGGGGGGACGGCAGGTCGCCGAGCTGGCCGTCAACGACACGGTGATCCTCCGCCTGCCCGATCCCTCCCGCATCGCGGCGATGGCCGCGGCGCTGGACCGGTTCTTCGACCGAGATCCCGATCCGGGCGAGGTGGGCGTGATTCGGCTGGGGCAGGTTTACGAAATCGTGGGCGGGCGCACCACGCTGCTCATCGTGACCCCTGCGGACGGGGCGTTCCTGGGGACGTCCGTCGCCGAGGCCGCGGCGGTCATTGAATCGCGCCTGCGCTGGGCGATCGAGCGGGACCGGCGCCATCGACAGTTCAACGGGTAG
- a CDS encoding radical SAM protein — MEARLRTRERFSRPGEQRCALCGRSSPLIAAHLGICGPCVRARPAEARQVAAASHTAVRRAFRMPSVPPRAPGGVRCGLCLHDCVLGEGDTGYCGLRTVQGGRLVHLAGVPSRGLLHWYRDPLPTNCVAMWACAGRTQRGEHNLAVFYGSCTLNCLFCQNWHYRDLLPSPREVAALRGDPAPGVAALRRRTTSAQELAAAANAQTFCVCYFGGDPASQMPHALASAALLARRGVVVCWETSGTANTALMDRAVELSLQSGGTVKFDLKAFDETLHIVLTGHTNRQTLANFARAAGRVARRPEPPLVAASTLLVPGYVDAEEVGRIARFIASFCRDIPYALLGFAPNFYMPDLPCTSVGHAEEAAAAARDAGLTNVRIGNRHVLSRDY, encoded by the coding sequence ATGGAGGCCCGTCTCCGGACCCGTGAGCGCTTCTCCCGTCCCGGGGAGCAGCGGTGTGCGCTGTGCGGTCGCTCCTCCCCTCTGATCGCCGCGCACCTGGGCATCTGCGGCCCCTGCGTCCGCGCGCGGCCCGCTGAAGCCCGGCAGGTGGCGGCCGCGTCGCATACGGCGGTGCGCCGCGCCTTCCGCATGCCGAGCGTCCCGCCGCGGGCGCCGGGGGGTGTGCGCTGCGGCCTGTGCCTGCACGATTGCGTGCTCGGGGAAGGAGATACCGGCTACTGCGGGCTGCGCACCGTGCAGGGGGGGCGGCTGGTCCACCTGGCGGGAGTGCCGTCGCGCGGCCTTCTGCACTGGTACCGGGATCCCCTGCCCACCAACTGCGTGGCCATGTGGGCCTGCGCCGGACGAACACAGCGGGGAGAGCACAACCTCGCCGTCTTCTACGGAAGCTGCACCCTGAACTGTCTGTTTTGCCAGAACTGGCATTACCGGGACCTGCTCCCCTCCCCCAGGGAGGTGGCGGCCCTTCGCGGCGATCCCGCGCCGGGAGTCGCCGCGCTGCGGCGGCGGACCACGAGCGCCCAGGAGCTGGCGGCGGCGGCCAATGCCCAGACGTTCTGCGTCTGCTACTTCGGCGGTGACCCGGCGTCCCAGATGCCCCACGCCCTGGCCTCCGCCGCGCTGCTGGCCCGGCGGGGTGTGGTCGTCTGCTGGGAGACGTCCGGGACAGCCAACACCGCACTGATGGACCGGGCGGTGGAACTCTCCCTGCAGAGCGGCGGCACCGTGAAGTTCGACCTGAAGGCCTTTGACGAGACCCTGCACATCGTGCTCACCGGCCACACCAACCGCCAGACCCTGGCCAACTTCGCGCGCGCCGCCGGCCGCGTCGCCCGGCGTCCCGAGCCGCCGCTGGTGGCGGCCAGCACGCTGCTGGTACCGGGCTATGTGGATGCCGAGGAGGTGGGGCGGATCGCCCGCTTCATCGCCTCCTTTTGCCGCGACATTCCCTACGCGCTGTTGGGCTTTGCTCCGAACTTCTACATGCCCGACCTCCCCTGCACCTCGGTAGGGCACGCAGAGGAGGCGGCCGCCGCGGCCCGCGACGCCGGCCTGACCAACGTGCGCATCGGCAACCGGCACGTGCTCTCGCGGGACTACTGA
- a CDS encoding TatD family hydrolase, which produces MELFDSHLHLEDRAFDPDREQVLARARAAGVVGMVTVGSDVPSSAAAVSLADRHPDVYAAVAVHPQEAEQVTAETMDELRRLAAHPKVVAVGETGLDYVRGPDREIQRRAFRRHLRLAAELSLPAVVHCREAFGDVLDILGEWKSVRAVLHAFSGSTEFARRCVQAGYVISLGGPVTYRNARQVLEVARCVPAEALLLETDAPVLTPEPFRGRRNEPAYLVPIAARLAALRGVTAEEIAGVTTENARKVFRLGCSGG; this is translated from the coding sequence ATGGAGCTCTTCGACTCCCACCTGCATCTCGAAGATCGGGCCTTCGACCCGGACCGCGAGCAGGTGCTGGCCCGGGCCCGGGCCGCCGGCGTGGTCGGGATGGTCACGGTGGGCTCCGACGTCCCCTCGTCCGCAGCCGCCGTCTCGCTGGCCGACCGGCACCCGGACGTCTATGCCGCGGTGGCCGTCCACCCGCAGGAGGCGGAGCAGGTTACCGCGGAGACGATGGACGAACTCCGGAGATTGGCCGCGCACCCGAAGGTGGTCGCCGTCGGGGAGACGGGCCTGGACTATGTCCGCGGTCCCGATCGGGAGATCCAGCGTCGCGCCTTCCGCCGGCACCTGCGTCTGGCCGCCGAGCTGAGTCTCCCCGCGGTCGTTCACTGCCGGGAGGCGTTTGGGGATGTCCTGGATATACTAGGAGAGTGGAAATCCGTGCGGGCGGTCCTGCACGCCTTCTCGGGATCGACGGAGTTCGCCCGCCGGTGTGTCCAGGCCGGATACGTCATCTCCCTCGGGGGTCCCGTGACGTACCGGAACGCCCGTCAGGTCCTGGAGGTGGCCCGGTGCGTTCCCGCCGAGGCCCTGCTGCTCGAGACCGATGCACCGGTGTTGACGCCGGAACCCTTCCGCGGCCGGCGCAACGAGCCGGCCTACCTCGTGCCCATTGCCGCGCGCCTGGCCGCGCTGCGCGGGGTGACCGCCGAGGAGATCGCCGGGGTCACCACCGAGAACGCGCGGAAGGTGTTTCGCCTGGGGTGCTCCGGTGGCTGA
- a CDS encoding efflux RND transporter permease subunit: MSLSALAVRRPVFVLMVILALLVLGGISYSRMPVELMSNVEFPFVTVITAYPGAGPEEVETLISKPLEEQLSSLPGVRRVYSTSEEGASIVAIEFQLGTGIDAATADVRQRVDTVRPLLPRDAEDPTVAKFDFSSQPILILGMGGRLSGYELRQIADNIIKPRLERVPGVAAVNVSGGRVREIRVEVDQDRLRALGISVLQIENLLRAENLNIPSGRLRQGDEEFLVRVMGQFRSVEEIGDLRIPRPGGAVLLRDVARIVDTLKEPDRLTRLNGQDSVGITIQKQSDANTVAVADGVHEAIRELRAALPPGVSIEAALDASLFIRDSVADVQGNLILGSLLATVVVFLFLHSVRNTLIIALALPAAIVATYIPMYFAGFSLNMLSLLGLAIAIGLMIDNAIVVNENISRHLQEGSDPREAALRGAKEIELAVMASNLANVAVFLPIAFMRGLVGQFFRQFGLTVVFANLFSILVGFTLTPMLSARWLRPATADAPPGRTARVFARWDRFYGWLAERYRGALSWSLQHRGRVLLTAAALFVAALAIVASPLVGKEFFPMGDYGEFQIELRMPPGSSLAQTDRAAKAVEAALRATPEVSTYFTLVGASDTGFGFTEGGSQRAQIFVKLIPRDARQRGVGAVMEDLRARLRDVPAATVKIGSQGVAGGTSPVQIEITGPDPQVLARLGAQVREAVASTSGTRNVDTNLEPGKTEVQIGLDRVRLAELGLTTAEIGSQLRTYISGTATTKYRIAGSEYDITVQARAQDRDAVQELGALRVGQVNGTPIYLSDVGRMELRRGPITIDRLNRQRLVTVEAGLAGRPLSAVVSEIQGKLKEITVPPGYSIAFAGEAQFQQETFTDMFFALGLGTLLVYMTIAAQFESLLNPFAIMFSLPLAGIGVFFMLLVTRTTVNLMSLLGIMMLAGIVVNNAILLIEFITQLRERGLPRREAILQAGQTRLRPILMTALVSIMGGLPVALGIGSSGAEWRRPLGIAVLGGLTTSTVLTLFVIPVVYTLLDDLVARVRGRRVVPAGLPQPVGGAENGGRTDGGPSPDP; encoded by the coding sequence ATGTCGCTCTCCGCGCTGGCCGTTCGGCGGCCGGTGTTCGTGTTGATGGTGATCCTCGCCCTCCTGGTCCTGGGCGGGATCTCCTACAGCCGGATGCCGGTGGAACTGATGAGCAACGTCGAGTTTCCCTTTGTCACGGTCATCACCGCCTATCCCGGCGCCGGCCCCGAAGAAGTCGAGACGCTGATCAGCAAACCCCTGGAGGAACAGCTCAGTTCCCTGCCGGGTGTCCGTCGCGTCTACAGCACCAGCGAGGAAGGCGCCTCCATCGTGGCCATCGAGTTCCAGCTCGGCACCGGCATCGATGCGGCCACCGCCGACGTGCGCCAACGGGTGGACACCGTCCGGCCCCTGCTGCCCCGGGACGCCGAGGATCCCACGGTCGCGAAGTTCGACTTCAGCAGCCAGCCCATCCTGATTCTGGGCATGGGCGGCCGGCTCTCCGGCTACGAACTGCGGCAGATCGCCGACAACATCATCAAGCCCCGCCTGGAGCGCGTGCCGGGCGTGGCCGCGGTGAACGTCTCCGGCGGGAGGGTGCGGGAGATCCGGGTCGAGGTGGATCAGGACCGGCTGCGGGCCCTGGGCATCTCCGTGCTGCAGATCGAGAATCTCCTGCGCGCCGAGAACCTGAACATCCCCAGCGGCCGCCTCAGGCAGGGCGATGAGGAGTTCCTGGTCCGGGTGATGGGGCAGTTCCGCAGCGTGGAGGAGATCGGAGACCTCCGCATCCCGCGCCCGGGGGGCGCCGTGCTTCTGCGCGATGTGGCCCGCATCGTCGATACGCTCAAGGAACCGGACCGCCTCACCCGGCTGAACGGTCAGGACAGCGTGGGGATCACGATCCAGAAGCAGTCCGACGCCAACACGGTGGCCGTGGCCGACGGCGTGCACGAGGCGATCCGGGAGCTGCGCGCCGCGCTGCCGCCCGGCGTAAGCATCGAGGCGGCGCTGGACGCCTCGCTGTTCATCCGGGACTCCGTCGCCGACGTCCAGGGAAACCTCATCCTGGGCTCCCTCCTGGCCACGGTCGTGGTCTTTCTCTTTCTGCACAGCGTGCGCAACACGTTGATCATCGCCCTGGCCCTGCCGGCGGCGATCGTCGCCACCTACATCCCCATGTACTTCGCCGGGTTCTCGCTCAACATGCTCTCCCTGCTGGGTCTGGCCATCGCCATCGGGCTGATGATCGATAACGCCATCGTGGTCAACGAGAACATCAGCCGCCACCTCCAGGAGGGGAGCGATCCGCGCGAGGCCGCCCTGCGCGGGGCCAAGGAGATCGAGCTGGCGGTCATGGCCAGCAACCTGGCCAACGTGGCCGTCTTCCTGCCCATCGCCTTCATGCGGGGGCTGGTCGGCCAGTTCTTCCGCCAGTTCGGCCTGACCGTCGTCTTTGCCAACCTGTTCAGTATCCTCGTGGGCTTCACCCTCACCCCCATGCTGTCCGCACGGTGGCTGCGGCCCGCGACGGCCGACGCGCCGCCGGGGCGGACGGCCCGGGTGTTCGCCCGCTGGGACCGCTTCTATGGCTGGCTGGCCGAGCGCTATCGCGGGGCGCTGTCCTGGTCCCTGCAGCACCGCGGACGCGTGCTGCTCACCGCCGCGGCCCTCTTTGTCGCCGCCCTGGCCATCGTGGCCTCGCCCCTGGTGGGCAAGGAGTTCTTCCCCATGGGCGACTACGGCGAGTTCCAGATCGAACTCCGCATGCCGCCGGGCAGCTCCCTGGCCCAGACCGACCGCGCGGCGAAAGCCGTGGAAGCCGCCCTGCGGGCCACTCCGGAAGTCTCCACCTACTTTACCCTCGTCGGCGCCTCCGACACCGGGTTCGGATTCACCGAGGGCGGCAGTCAGCGCGCCCAGATCTTCGTCAAGCTGATCCCCCGCGACGCGCGTCAGCGCGGCGTGGGGGCGGTCATGGAAGATCTTCGCGCTCGCCTTCGTGATGTTCCGGCCGCGACGGTCAAAATCGGTTCGCAGGGCGTCGCCGGTGGCACCAGCCCCGTGCAGATCGAGATCACGGGGCCCGATCCGCAGGTACTGGCCCGCCTGGGGGCGCAGGTCCGCGAGGCCGTCGCCTCCACTTCCGGGACCCGCAACGTGGACACCAACCTCGAGCCGGGAAAGACGGAGGTGCAGATCGGGCTGGACCGCGTGCGTCTGGCGGAACTCGGCCTGACCACCGCGGAGATCGGCAGTCAACTGCGGACCTACATCTCCGGGACGGCGACAACCAAGTACCGCATTGCCGGTTCGGAGTACGACATCACCGTGCAGGCCCGGGCCCAGGATCGCGACGCCGTGCAGGAACTGGGTGCCCTGCGCGTCGGCCAGGTGAACGGGACGCCGATCTACCTGAGCGATGTGGGGCGGATGGAGCTGCGCCGGGGGCCGATCACCATCGACCGTCTGAACCGGCAACGTCTCGTCACCGTCGAGGCCGGGCTGGCGGGCCGCCCGCTGAGCGCCGTGGTCTCCGAGATCCAGGGCAAACTGAAGGAGATCACGGTGCCGCCGGGATACAGCATCGCCTTCGCCGGCGAGGCGCAATTCCAGCAGGAGACCTTCACCGATATGTTCTTCGCCCTGGGCCTCGGGACGCTGCTGGTCTACATGACCATCGCCGCGCAGTTCGAGTCGCTGCTCAACCCGTTCGCCATCATGTTCAGCCTTCCGCTGGCCGGGATCGGTGTCTTCTTCATGCTGCTGGTCACGCGCACCACGGTCAACCTGATGTCACTGCTCGGGATCATGATGCTGGCCGGGATTGTCGTGAACAACGCCATCCTGCTCATCGAGTTCATCACCCAGCTGCGCGAGCGGGGGCTGCCGCGGCGGGAGGCGATCCTGCAGGCCGGCCAGACGCGGCTGCGCCCGATCCTCATGACGGCGCTGGTGTCGATCATGGGCGGGCTGCCCGTGGCCCTGGGCATCGGCAGCAGCGGGGCGGAGTGGCGCCGCCCGCTCGGCATCGCCGTCCTCGGCGGTCTCACCACCTCCACCGTGCTGACCCTGTTCGTCATCCCGGTGGTGTACACGCTGCTGGACGACCTGGTCGCGCGCGTACGCGGGCGCCGCGTCGTCCCGGCGGGTCTTCCCCAACCGGTCGGGGGCGCGGAGAACGGCGGGCGGACAGATGGAGGCCCGTCTCCGGACCCGTGA
- a CDS encoding 2-phosphosulfolactate phosphatase, producing the protein MRLHVAFHPSLLLTGALDPAPVDRPQVCVVVDVLRASTSLVTLVERGADGVYIAPSVAVARARKGELPRVVMAGEEGGLAPEGFDYGNSPVELAAAEIRGRPVIFVTTNGTAAIRAVAGLGPVLIGAMRNGAAAAAEAFRLARAAGSDVTLVCAGREGGFGLDDAYCAGYLTSRLLEHGPFDLTDGAEAALLLYRSEPDTLAVFLRAAAGRNIVRLGLQADVSYCARRDCSSVVPTVGRELRLVEETVPGERRQ; encoded by the coding sequence ATGCGCCTGCACGTCGCCTTCCACCCCTCGCTGCTCCTCACGGGGGCGCTGGACCCCGCGCCGGTGGACCGCCCTCAGGTGTGCGTGGTCGTGGACGTCCTGCGGGCCAGCACGTCGCTCGTGACCCTGGTGGAGCGCGGGGCCGACGGGGTGTACATCGCGCCCAGCGTCGCGGTGGCCCGCGCCCGGAAAGGCGAGCTCCCCCGGGTGGTGATGGCGGGCGAAGAGGGCGGGCTGGCTCCCGAGGGATTCGACTACGGCAACTCTCCGGTCGAACTCGCTGCGGCGGAGATCCGAGGGCGACCGGTGATATTCGTCACGACGAACGGCACGGCGGCGATCCGCGCCGTCGCCGGCCTGGGACCGGTGCTCATCGGCGCCATGCGCAACGGCGCGGCGGCGGCGGCCGAGGCCTTCCGCCTCGCCCGGGCCGCGGGGTCGGATGTAACGCTGGTCTGCGCCGGTCGCGAAGGCGGCTTCGGCCTCGACGACGCCTACTGCGCCGGTTATCTCACCTCCCGGTTGCTGGAGCACGGTCCGTTCGACCTCACCGACGGGGCGGAGGCCGCCCTTCTGCTGTATCGATCGGAGCCGGATACGCTGGCCGTGTTCCTGCGGGCCGCGGCGGGTCGGAACATCGTGCGTCTGGGGCTCCAGGCGGACGTGTCCTACTGCGCCCGGCGGGACTGCTCCTCCGTCGTTCCCACGGTAGGACGCGAACTGCGGCTGGTGGAGGAGACCGTCCCCGGGGAGCGTAGGCAGTAG
- a CDS encoding efflux RND transporter periplasmic adaptor subunit, producing MRKWTIILAVAVLLVAGGVVAQQRMRAAPQLGAQNPAPVETVAVETVPARRGAIEQTLDLTGTVLSARRVDLTPKMAGRIAAVYVQEGSRVAAGQPIARLETEELTAQVRQAEENVRQAAAAREVAQSRLAALLAGARSQERAQAENAVRQAEAALRNAEAEVARMQQLFAAGAVSRQQLDAVLLQRDVARAQLDSARQQLSLVRSGAREEEVAMARAQVEQAEAAYGAAQAGLRLVRLQLENATIRAPFAGRIAELPVTVGEFIAPGMKVAVLYDDRDLEVEVSVGERDLPQVRRGQAATVRPDADPSLTLPGTVSRIQPSADPLTRAAKVRIRLADGSGRLLPGMSARVSVLVERRENVVVVPSGAIRQNGQPEVVVVKDGRASVRKVLLGLRHHHIVQILYGVAEGELVVTLGPESLANGQAVKVVNR from the coding sequence ATGCGGAAGTGGACCATCATCCTGGCCGTCGCCGTTCTCCTCGTCGCGGGAGGAGTGGTCGCCCAGCAACGCATGCGCGCCGCCCCCCAGCTCGGGGCGCAGAATCCGGCACCGGTGGAGACCGTGGCGGTGGAGACGGTGCCGGCCCGGCGGGGGGCGATCGAACAAACCCTGGATCTCACCGGGACCGTGCTCTCGGCCCGGCGGGTGGACCTGACCCCCAAGATGGCGGGACGGATCGCCGCCGTGTACGTCCAGGAGGGGAGCCGCGTCGCCGCCGGGCAGCCGATCGCCAGGCTCGAGACGGAGGAACTCACAGCACAGGTTCGCCAAGCCGAGGAGAATGTCCGCCAGGCCGCCGCGGCGCGCGAGGTGGCGCAGTCCCGACTGGCGGCGCTGCTGGCCGGCGCCCGGTCGCAGGAACGCGCCCAGGCGGAGAACGCCGTCCGGCAGGCCGAGGCGGCCCTCCGCAACGCCGAGGCGGAGGTGGCCCGGATGCAGCAGCTGTTCGCCGCCGGTGCGGTCAGCCGGCAGCAGCTCGACGCGGTCCTCCTCCAGCGTGACGTGGCGCGCGCCCAGCTGGACTCCGCGCGTCAACAGCTCAGCCTCGTGCGGTCGGGCGCGCGGGAGGAGGAGGTGGCCATGGCCCGGGCCCAGGTGGAACAGGCCGAGGCCGCCTACGGCGCGGCTCAGGCCGGGCTGCGGCTGGTCCGCCTGCAACTGGAGAACGCCACCATCCGCGCGCCCTTTGCCGGGCGGATCGCCGAGCTACCGGTCACCGTCGGGGAGTTCATCGCTCCGGGGATGAAGGTGGCCGTCCTCTACGACGACCGCGACCTGGAGGTGGAGGTCAGCGTCGGGGAGCGCGACCTGCCGCAGGTGCGCAGGGGGCAGGCGGCGACGGTGCGTCCTGACGCGGATCCCTCCCTGACGCTGCCCGGCACCGTCAGCCGGATCCAGCCCTCTGCCGACCCCCTGACGCGCGCGGCGAAGGTCCGCATCCGGCTGGCCGACGGATCGGGACGCCTGCTCCCGGGCATGTCGGCCCGTGTCTCGGTGCTGGTGGAGCGCAGGGAGAACGTGGTCGTGGTCCCCAGCGGCGCGATCCGGCAGAACGGACAGCCGGAAGTCGTGGTGGTCAAGGACGGCCGGGCCAGCGTGCGCAAGGTCCTGCTCGGGTTGCGCCACCATCACATCGTGCAGATCCTCTACGGGGTCGCCGAAGGCGAGCTCGTGGTCACGCTGGGGCCGGAGTCGCTGGCCAACGGCCAGGCGGTCAAGGTGGTGAACCGCTGA